From one Melospiza melodia melodia isolate bMelMel2 chromosome 4, bMelMel2.pri, whole genome shotgun sequence genomic stretch:
- the SMKR1 gene encoding small lysine-rich protein 1 produces MAKAKKGGKDKKGGDKGKKGDKGKKGGKGKRSKKGAKKEVVPVDLFSAAAMLNAYYICHNAAAFLQFRGHPWPGSLRKKGKGKRRSMMPLNSADGEQ; encoded by the exons ATG GCCAAAGCTAAAAAAGGTGGCAAAGACAAAAAGGGTGGTGACAAAGGCAAGAAGGGTGACAAAGGCAAGAAGGGTGGCAAAGGCAAACGCTCCAAAAAGGGTGCAAAGAAGGAAGTGGTACCAGTGGATCTCTTCAGCGCAGCTGCCATGCTCAACGCTTACTACATCTGTCACAACGCCGCCGCCTTCCTGCAGTTCCGGGGCCACCCCTGGCCTGGCTCTCtcagaaagaaggggaaagggaagagaaggag CATGATGCCACTGAACTCAGCAGATGGTGAGCAGTGA